In Phragmites australis chromosome 16, lpPhrAust1.1, whole genome shotgun sequence, one DNA window encodes the following:
- the LOC133896001 gene encoding MOB kinase activator-like 1A, translating into MSLFGLGRNQKTFRPKKSAPSGSKGAQLRKHIDATLGSGNLREAVRLPPGEDINEWLAVNTVDFFNQVNLLYGTLTEFCTPESCPTMTAGPKYEYRWADGVQIKKPIEVSAPKYVEYLMDWIEGQLDDESIFPQKLGTPFPPNFKEVVKTIFKRLFRVYAHTYHSHFQKIVSLKEEAHLNTCFKHFILFTNEFGLIDKKELAPLQELIESIIVPY; encoded by the exons ATGAGTCTCTTCGGGCTCGGACG GAACCAGAAGACGTTCCGTCCCAAGAAGAGCGCTCCATCAGGCAGCAAG GGAGCACAGCTCCGAAAGCACATAGATGCCACTCTCGGCAGTGGAAACCTTAGGGAAGCTGTGAGGCTGCCTCCTGGAGAGGATATTAATGAATGGCTTGCTGTGAATA CTGTGGATTTCTTTAACCAAGTTAATCTGCTGTATGGCACACTCACAGAATTCTGCACTCCTGAGAGCTGCCCGACAATGACTGCAGGCCCAAA GTATGAGTACAGATGGGCTGATGGTGTACAGATAAAGAAGCCCATAGAGGTATCAGCGCCAAAATATGTGGAGTATCTAATGGATTGGATTGAAGGCCAGCTTGATGATGAATCCATATTTCCTCAAAAACTTG GCACACCATTCCCGCCAAACTTCAAGGAAGTAGTAAAGACAATATTCAAGCGCTTGTTTCGTGTTTATGCCCACACATATCACTCTCATTTTCAGAAGATTGTCAGTCTCAAGGAGGAGGCTCATCTCAACACCTGCTTCAAGCACTTCATTCTGTTTACAAAT GAGTTTGGCCTGATTGACAAGAAGGAACTGGCTCCACTCCAAGAGCTCATTGAATCTATCATCGTTCCTTACTGA